One genomic region from Phocoena sinus isolate mPhoSin1 chromosome 3, mPhoSin1.pri, whole genome shotgun sequence encodes:
- the LOC116750640 gene encoding transcription activator BRG1-like, which yields MSTPDPPLGGTPRPGPSPGPGPSPGAMLGPSPGPSPGSAHSMMGPSPGPPSAGHPIPTQGPGGYPQDNMHQMHKPMESMHEKGMSDDPRYNQMKGMGMRSGGHAGMGPPPSPMDQHSQGYPSPLVAPSTPPVRFQPAARPQARRCRPGLEAPRWMVLTPRLWGSRTGARPPLTRTSCTSSELRSWPTRCWPGGSPSLTTCRWRCRGSGRCPGCSSRCQRYLHPLCPQQDLAPGPGPAPVLDQHLQITAGLTHSRQGSRPSPPPWCRCTRSQSRITPIQKPRGLDPVEILQEREYRLQARIAHRIQELENLPGSLAGDLRTKATIELKALRLLNFQRQLRQEVVVCMRRDTALETALNAKAYKRSKRQSLREARITEKLEKQQKIEQERKRRQEAPGVSPRPQA from the exons ATGTCCACTCCAGACCCACCCCTGGGCGGAACTCCTCGGCCAGGCCCTTCCCCGGGCCCGGGCCCCTCCCCTGGAGCCATGTTGGGCCCTAGCCCAGGTCCCTCACCCGGCTCTGCCCACAGCATGAtggggcccagcccagggcctccctCAGCAGGACACCCCATCCCGACCCAGGGGCCTGGAGGGTACCCTCAGGACAACATGCACCAGATGCACAAG CCAATGGAGTCCATGCACGAGAAGGGCATGTCGGATGACCCCCGCTACAACCAGATGAAGGGGATGGGGATGCGGTCGGGGGGCCACGCCGGGATGGGGCCCCCGCCAAGTCCCATGGACCAGCACTCCCAAG GTTACCCCTCGCCCCTGGTGGCTCCGAGCACGCCTCCAGTCCGGTTCCAGCCAGCGGCCCGGCCTCAGGCCCGCAGATGTCGTCCGGGCCTGGAGGCGCCCCGCTGGATGGTGCTGACCCCCAGGCTTTGGGGCAGCAGAACCGGGGCCCGACCCCCTTTAACCAGAACCAGCTGCACCAGCTCAGAGCTCAGATCATGGCCTACAAGATGCTGGCCCGGGGGCAGCCCCTCCCTGACCACCTGCAGATGGCGGTGCAGGGGAAGCGGCCGATGCCCGGGATGCAGCAGCAGATGCCAACGCTACCTCCACCCTCTGTGTCCGCAACAGGACCTGGCCCCGGGCCCGGGCCCGGCCCCGGTCCTGGACCAGCACCTCCAAATTACAGCAGGCCTCAC ACACAGTCGCCAGGGCAGCCGGCCCAGCCCGCCCCCATGGTGCCGCTGCACCAGAAGCCAGAGCCGCATCACCCCCATCCAGAAGCCGCGGGGCCTGGACCCCGTGGAGATCCTGCAGGAGCGGGAGTACAG GCTGCAGGCTCGCATCGCACACCGAATTCAGGAACTTGAAAACCTTCCCGGGTCCCTGGCCGGGGATTTACGAACCAAAGCAACCATCGAGCTCAAGGCTCTGAGGCTGCTGAACTTCCAGAGGCAG CTGCGGCAGGAGGTGGTGGTGTGCATGAGGAGGGACACGGCCCTCGAGACGGCCCTCAACGCCAAGGCCTACAAGCGCAGTAAGCGGCAGTCCCTGCGCGAGGCCCGCATCACTGAGAAGCTGGAGAAGCAACAGAAGATAGAGCAGGAGCGCAAGCGCCGGCAAGAAGCACCAGGTGTGTCCCCGCGGCCGCAGGCTTGA